The following proteins are encoded in a genomic region of Pyxicephalus adspersus chromosome 9, UCB_Pads_2.0, whole genome shotgun sequence:
- the KCNA4 gene encoding potassium voltage-gated channel subfamily A member 4, whose translation MEVAMVSAESSGCSSHLPYGYAQARARERERLAHSRAAAAAVVAQQQQQQQQQQQAEGGNSGGVASTCQGNSNSGGAGSSKRAPLSPQTEQPAAQRRKGGGGGGHRRSKSYWPLSGCNRWRSRHQAAGNECSGGAGGGGGEEDGGTFPSELAPCGSEEMMLREEEEEEEEDEKKFYLCEEERGGRGRRSPVDGGYHPVYSEFECCERVVINVSGLRFETQLKTLSQFPETLLGDAEKRMRYFDPLRNEYFFDRNRPSFDAILYYYQSGGRLKRPVNVPFDIFSEEVKFYELGDEALLKYREDEGFVKEEEKQLPDNEFKRQVWLLFEYPESSGPARGIAIVSVLVILISIVIFCLETLPEFRDDKDSLLPPLGTGEDGFGGYNRTLGAPENAHTAFNDPFFIVETVCIVWFSFEFAVRLFACPSKPGFFRNIMNIIDIVSILPYFITLGTELGNQQPPPQQLQQPPPQGTGQQQQAMSFAILRIIRLVRVFRIFKLSRHSKGLQILGHTLRASMRELGLLIFFLFIGVILFSSAVYFAEADEPTTHFHSIPDAFWWAVVTMTTVGYGDMKPITVGGKIVGSLCAIAGVLTIALPVPVIVSNFNYFYHRETENEEQTQLTTNSSSCPYLPTNLLKKLKSSTSSSLQDKSEYLEMEEGLKESLCVRDKSSQSTGNGNETIKYNCVNLKTLETDV comes from the coding sequence ATGGAGGTTGCCATGGTGAGCGCGGAAAGTTCCGGCTGCAGCAGCCACCTGCCGTACGGATACGCGCAAGCTCGTGCCCGCGAGCGGGAACGCCTGGCACACTCGCGAGCGGCCGCGGCGGCTGTAGTCGCGcaacagcaacaacagcagcaacagcagcagcaagcCGAAGGCGGGAACTCGGGGGGCGTGGCTTCTACTTGTCAAGGGAATAGCAACAGCGGGGGCGCGGGAAGCTCGAAGCGCGCGCCCCTGTCACCTCAGACCGAGCAGCCGGCGGCTCAGAGGAGGAAAGGCGGAGGAGGAGGCGGGCACCGGCGCAGCAAGTCTTACTGGCCCCTGAGCGGCTGCAACAGGTGGAGGAGCCGGCACCAAGCAGCGGGCAACGAATGCAGCGGAGGCGccggcggaggaggaggagaagaagacggAGGCACCTTCCCCTCGGAGCTGGCTCCCTGCGGCTCTGAGGAGATGATGCTgagggaagaggaggaagaagaagaggaggacgAGAAAAAGTTTTACCTGTGTGAGGAGGAGCGGGGCGGCCGCGGCAGGAGGAGCCCGGTGGACGGCGGCTATCACCCGGTTTACAGTGAGTTCGAGTGCTGCGAGCGGGTGGTGATCAACGTGTCCGGGCTGCGCTTCGAGACCCAGCTGAAGACCCTGTCACAGTTCCCGGAGACTTTGCTGGGGGACGCCGAGAAGAGGATGCGATACTTCGACCCGCTCCGCAACGAATACTTCTTCGATCGGAACCGACCCAGCTTCGACGCCATCCTCTATTACTACCAGTCCGGGGGGCGGCTGAAGAGGCCGGTCAATGTGCCCTTCGACATCTTCTCGGAGGAGGTGAAGTTCTACGAGCTGGGCGATGAGGCTCTGCTGAAGTACCGGGAGGATGAGGGCTTCGTCAAGGAAGAGGAGAAGCAGCTGCCGGACAATGAGTTCAAGCGTCAGGTGTGGCTGCTCTTCGAGTACCCGGAGAGTTCAGGTCCGGCCCGGGGCATTGCCATCGTGTCAGTGCTGGTCATCCTCATCTCCATCGTCATCTTCTGCCTGGAGACCCTGCCTGAGTTCAGGGATGACAAGGACAGCTTGCTGCCCCCGCTGGGCACGGGGGAGGATGGTTTTGGGGGTTACAATAGGACCCTAGGGGCCCCTGAGAACGCCCACACCGCCTTCAATGACCCCTTCTTCATAGTGGAGACTGTGTGCATTGTGTGGTTCTCTTTTGAGTTTGCCGTGAGGCTCTTCGCCTGCCCCAGCAAGCCTGGCTTCTTCAGGAACATCATGAACATCATTGACATTGTGTCCATCCTGCCTTACTTCATCACCTTGGGGACCGAGCTGGGCAACCAGCAGCCCCCTCCCCAGCAGCTTCAACAGCCCCCTCCGCAGGGCACGGGGCAACAACAACAGGCCATGTCCTTTGCCATCCTGAGAATCATCCGCCTGGTTCGGGTCTTCCGTATCTTCAAGCTTTCCAGGCATTCCAAAGGGTTGCAGATTTTGGGGCACACCTTGAGGGCCAGCATGAGGGAACTGGGGCTTCTAATATTCTTCCTTTTCATCGGGGTCATCCTCTTCTCCAGTGCTGTGTACTTCGCAGAGGCGGACGAGCCCACCACACACTTCCATAGCATCCCCGATGCCTTCTGGTGGGCGGTGGTGACTATGACCACAGTAGGCTATGGAGATATGAAACCTATCACTGTTGGGGGCAAGATAGTGGGTTCCCTGTGTGCCATAGCAGGGGTTTTGACTATTGCACTACCCGTGCCCGTTATAGTTTCCAACTTCAACTATTTCTACCACAGGGAAACTGAGAACGAAGAGCAGACGCAGCTGACCACCAACAGTTCTAGCTGCCCTTACTTACCCACCAACCTTCTCAAGAAATTAAAGAGTTCCACCTCTTCCTCTCTGCAGGACAAGTCAGAATATTTAGAGATGGAAGAAGGGCTCAAAGAGTCTCTATGTGTCAGAGACAAATCCAGCCAGAGCACGGGGAACGGGAATGAGACCATTAAGTATAACTGTGTGAATTTAAAGACTCTGGAAACTGATGTGTGA